In Suncus etruscus isolate mSunEtr1 chromosome 2, mSunEtr1.pri.cur, whole genome shotgun sequence, the genomic stretch ctatctctccgggccctagaagtAGTTTTTTAAGACTGCTTATAAGTAAAGTAGGTAACTTTTTCTTTCCATACTTATATCAGTCTTGGTATATAGTGTATGGACAGGTGAATCGGGCAGCCTCTGATAAGCATATATGTATGTCTGTCCTGTCATGTACCAGAGGCACATGGTTTTATGAATCTTATGCAGCTGATGTTCTGAGGCAtctaaatatcttattttgatttttatttaattactttatttatttataaggttAATAATAGTTAATTAAGGATAATATAGCTGGgttttttttcaaatacaaagttgttcttgaatGCGTAtcaatcatacaatgtagaacacatcaccagtgcacatttctcctaccaccaatgtccccaatttccctctcaccctccccattACTTGCCTCtatctctcattcattcattcattctctctctcattctcctaTTTCTCACCTTTATTCCTTCCCTTTTAGATACTGGTTTGCGAAATATCTTACTTTGATAAGAGAAAGGATTTCCAATTTTGTGAAAATTCACATTTATCAATAGAACTTTGgtaaaatggggccgggaaggtggcgctagaggtaaggtgtctgccttgcaagctctagcatacgacggacagcagtttgatcccccggcgtctcatatggtctccccaagccaggggtgatttctgagcacatagccatgagtagcccctgagcatcaaatgggtgtggcccaaaaaccaaaaaaaaaaaaaaaaaaaaaaagaactttggtaAAATACCActgaaattgttttttgtttttcctttcctccctgccTGTTTGCATGTTGGCTTTGCCTCCCATGTCTTATTTTTTGCAATACTTCTGCTTTAGGTCCTGTTTCCCTCTGCTTTGGAGAGACAGTCTTGTAATTATAAATTTAGCTATGAGGAGGAGACAGCTAAGAAGTTTTCATTAAAAGTAACTGAATGACTGCAAAAATGACTACAGAAGTAATATTATATTACCGACCAAATGAGACTGATCCCACACAACTGCCCAAAATTATAGAGAAAGCACTTCAAGACTTTCCTACTCGTCCACAATCAAGTTTTATTCCTTGGTTCCTACATGATGGGTCCAAACTTCCACTCAGACCAGGAAGATCACCACCTGTGATTACTGAAGAGTCAGTTGATGATGTGAAAAACGACTTACCCTTATCAGAACATGGTGTTAAGTCACATAGTTATGATTGTACTGTAGATCTATTGGAGTTTCAACCTGTTTTGAATAAAAAGAAGCACTTAATACGATCACACTCACTGAATGAacagactattttgagaaatctGGAAAAACAATCAGAGAAAGGAAAGCAGCTTAAGAAGAGGTCCTGGAGTATTTCA encodes the following:
- the SHLD3 gene encoding shieldin complex subunit 3: MTAKMTTEVILYYRPNETDPTQLPKIIEKALQDFPTRPQSSFIPWFLHDGSKLPLRPGRSPPVITEESVDDVKNDLPLSEHGVKSHSYDCTVDLLEFQPVLNKKKHLIRSHSLNEQTILRNLEKQSEKGKQLKKRSWSISLPGSTCIKKTFPLSKKLQDNLRTLNLHSLHRARWTIEHTIHDNQTLEDIWAKLNRIIRHNELPSCNATIQRHLGQIWVFCDVMYCEYVGSLLKERLALTGKIHLFVHKYGTIFSM